From Gopherus flavomarginatus isolate rGopFla2 chromosome 7, rGopFla2.mat.asm, whole genome shotgun sequence, the proteins below share one genomic window:
- the HNRNPA0 gene encoding heterogeneous nuclear ribonucleoprotein A0: MENSQLCKLFIGGLNVQTTEAGLREHFEAYGTLTDCVVVLNPQTKRSRCFGFVTYSAVEEADAAMAASPHAVDGNAVELKRAVSREDSARPGAHAKVKKLFVGGLKGDVGEGDLVQHFSQFGPVEKAEIIADKQSGKKRGFGFVYFQNHDAADKAAVVKFHPIQGHRVEVKKAVPKEDIQSGGGGGGSSRPSRGGRGGGRGRGGGGSGNRDHNGLSKGGGGYNSYGGYGGGGGYGSYSSGSYGGGGGGGDYGNGYGGFGSYSQHQSSYGPMKSGGGGGGGGGSWGGRSNSGPYRGGYGGGGYGGSSF, translated from the coding sequence ATGGAGAATTCGCAGCTGTGCAAGCTGTTCATCGGCGGCCTGAACGTGCAGACCACAGAGGCCGGGCTCCGGGAGCACTTCGAGGCCTACGGCACCCTCACCGACTGCGTGGTCGTGCTCAACCCGCAGACCAAGCGCTCCCGATGCTTCGGGTTCGTCACCTACTCGGCGGTGGAGGAGGCCGACGCCGCCATGGCCGCCTCCCCCCACGCCGTGGACGGCAACGCGGTCGAGCTGAAGCGGGCCGTGTCCCGGGAGGACTCGGCCCGGCCGGGGGCCCACGCTAAGGTGAAGAAGCTCTTCGTGGGCGGTCTAAAGGGGGACGTGGGCGAGGGGGACCTGGTCCAGCACTTTAGCCAGTTCGGCCCGGTGGAGAAGGCCGAGATCATCGCCGACAAACAGAGCGGCAAGAAGCGCGGCTTCGGCTTCGTCTATTTCCAGAACCACGACGCCGCCGACAAGGCCGCTGTGGTCAAGTTTCATCCGATCCAGGGCCACCGCGTGGAGGTCAAGAAGGCCGTGCCCAAGGAGGACATCCAGTCGGGCGGGGGAGGCGGTGGCTCCTCTAGGCCTTCCCGGGGCGGCAGGGGAGGAGGACGAGGACGGGGCGGCGGCGGATCCGGCAACCGGGACCACAACGGTCTCTCCAAAGGAGGCGGCGGCTATAATAGCTACGGAGGCTATGgcggaggcggcggctacggatCTTACAGCAGCGGCTCCTACGGAGGAGGTGGTGGAGGCGGAGATTACGGCAACGGGTACGGCGGGTTCGGCAGCTACAGCCAACATCAGTCCTCCTACGGCCCCATGAAGAGCGGCGGAGGAGGCGGAGGAGGGGGCGGCAGCTGgggagggcgcagtaacagtggACCGTACAGAGGAGGCTATGGCGGGGGAGGGTATGGCGGCAGCTCCTTCTAA